A genomic region of Arachis stenosperma cultivar V10309 chromosome 9, arast.V10309.gnm1.PFL2, whole genome shotgun sequence contains the following coding sequences:
- the LOC130951999 gene encoding DNA excision repair protein ERCC-1 isoform X2 — translation MENELKEQNNKKNNDGANKKSSVVIKIPSYEEVLQSSQQKSTPPSLFLPSQTFSQAFSFVKSSEFYAPPPPTTNAATTITAASSSISRESSQLNPPSSTSTSSAAAASSQVAQSRNAILVSHRQKGNPLLKHIRNVRWTFADIVCDYLLGQSSCALYLSLRYHLLHPDYLYYRIRELQKNFKLRVVLCHVDVEDVMKPLLEVTKTALLHDCTLLCGWSLEECGRYLETIKVYENKPADIIQGQMDTDYLSRLTHALTTVRHVNKTDVVTLGTTFGSLSHIMGASMEDLARCPGIGQALV, via the exons ATGGAGAATGAGTTGAAAGAGCAGAACAATAAGAAGAACAACGACGGCGCGAACAAGAAGAGCTCCGTAGTGATCAAGATACCTTCCTACGAAGAAGTTCTCCAAAGCTCGCAACAAAAATCAACTCCACCTTCACTCTTCCTTCCCTCGCAAACATTCTCCCAAGCCTTTTCCTTCGTCAAATCCTCTGAGTTCTACGCTCCTCCGCCTCCTACCACCAACGCCGCCACCACCATCAccgctgcttcttcttcaatttcaag GGAAAGTTCTCAATTGAACCCTCCATCTTCAACTTCGACGTCTTCTGCTGCTGCAGCTTCGTCTCAAGTCGCTCAAAGTCGCAATGCCATCCTTGTTAGCCACAGACAG AAAGGAAATCCGTTGCTTAAACACATTAGGAATGTTAGATGGACCTTTGCTGATATTGTTTGTGACTACTTGCTGGGTCAAAGCTCATGTGCACTCTATCTCAG TCTCCGGTATCATTTGCTGCATCCAGACTATTTATATTATAGAATAAGGGAGTTACAGAAGAATTTCAAGCTTCGAGTAGTCTTATGCCATGTTGACGTG GAGGATGTAATGAAGCCTCTTCTTGAAGTTACCAAAACAGCTCTGCTTCATGACTGCACCCTTCTATGTGGATGGAG CTTGGAGGAATGTGGCCGTTACTTGGAGACCATAAAAGTATATGAAAACAAGCCTGCAGACATTATTCAAGGCCAAATGGATACAGACTATCTGTCACGG CTAACACACGCCCTTACAACTGTCCGACATGTTAACAAGACTGATGTAGTTACCCTTGGTACCACATTTGGG TCTTTGTCTCACATTATGGGTGCATCTATGGAAGATCTAGCTCGCTGCCCTGGCATAG GTCAAGCGCTTGTTTGA
- the LOC130951999 gene encoding DNA excision repair protein ERCC-1 isoform X1 — MENELKEQNNKKNNDGANKKSSVVIKIPSYEEVLQSSQQKSTPPSLFLPSQTFSQAFSFVKSSEFYAPPPPTTNAATTITAASSSISRESSQLNPPSSTSTSSAAAASSQVAQSRNAILVSHRQKGNPLLKHIRNVRWTFADIVCDYLLGQSSCALYLSLRYHLLHPDYLYYRIRELQKNFKLRVVLCHVDVEDVMKPLLEVTKTALLHDCTLLCGWSLEECGRYLETIKVYENKPADIIQGQMDTDYLSRLTHALTTVRHVNKTDVVTLGTTFGSLSHIMGASMEDLARCPGIGERKVKRLFDTFHEPFKRLESSRQVIPETSVQDKTASPDISANNDAEPCSLNEDKQKDAEDVNKRKEKEPELTVKSALSEAFAKYSNRIGKRNKTSQVEEKVESGAVRKSEAEK; from the exons ATGGAGAATGAGTTGAAAGAGCAGAACAATAAGAAGAACAACGACGGCGCGAACAAGAAGAGCTCCGTAGTGATCAAGATACCTTCCTACGAAGAAGTTCTCCAAAGCTCGCAACAAAAATCAACTCCACCTTCACTCTTCCTTCCCTCGCAAACATTCTCCCAAGCCTTTTCCTTCGTCAAATCCTCTGAGTTCTACGCTCCTCCGCCTCCTACCACCAACGCCGCCACCACCATCAccgctgcttcttcttcaatttcaag GGAAAGTTCTCAATTGAACCCTCCATCTTCAACTTCGACGTCTTCTGCTGCTGCAGCTTCGTCTCAAGTCGCTCAAAGTCGCAATGCCATCCTTGTTAGCCACAGACAG AAAGGAAATCCGTTGCTTAAACACATTAGGAATGTTAGATGGACCTTTGCTGATATTGTTTGTGACTACTTGCTGGGTCAAAGCTCATGTGCACTCTATCTCAG TCTCCGGTATCATTTGCTGCATCCAGACTATTTATATTATAGAATAAGGGAGTTACAGAAGAATTTCAAGCTTCGAGTAGTCTTATGCCATGTTGACGTG GAGGATGTAATGAAGCCTCTTCTTGAAGTTACCAAAACAGCTCTGCTTCATGACTGCACCCTTCTATGTGGATGGAG CTTGGAGGAATGTGGCCGTTACTTGGAGACCATAAAAGTATATGAAAACAAGCCTGCAGACATTATTCAAGGCCAAATGGATACAGACTATCTGTCACGG CTAACACACGCCCTTACAACTGTCCGACATGTTAACAAGACTGATGTAGTTACCCTTGGTACCACATTTGGG TCTTTGTCTCACATTATGGGTGCATCTATGGAAGATCTAGCTCGCTGCCCTGGCATAGGTGAGCGCAAG GTCAAGCGCTTGTTTGACACGTTTCATGAACCCTTCAAGCGATTGGAATCCAGCAGGCAAGTCATTCCAGAGACGTCTGTCCAGGATAAGACAGCTAGTCCTGATATATCAGCTAACAATGATGCTGAACCTTGCTCCTTGAATGAAGACAAGCAAAAGGACGCTGAAGATGTGAACAAACGCAAGGAGAAAGAACCTGAACTTACTGTCAAATCTGCCCTCTCTGAAGCCTTTGCCAAATATTCTAACAGAATTGGCAAGAGGAATAAGACTTCACAAGTAGAGGAGAAAGTAGAATCAGGTGCTGTTAGAAAATCAGAGGCTGAAAAATAA
- the LOC130951998 gene encoding probable serine/threonine-protein kinase PBL7 encodes MDVNTTTTIPSVDTKSQSYAQHQLHSENHEHSHAHLPSKTILIAIAAATTVTVLLTIFFVLFLLRRQKSSNKSGACKDKNPRGLHDTSSRLIASTKLSISSSPDVKGGCLQGGNLSRSPAAPKFKGVQVFTYKEIEVATNGFSEANVIGNGGFGLMYRGVLSDGTLAAIKLLRREGKQGERAFRVEVDLLSRLHSPYLVELLGYCADQNHRLLIFEYLPHGTLHQHLHSPKNQSQSLDWWARMRIALDCARALEFMHEHHAVSPVIHRDFKSSNVLLDQNFRAKVSDFGLAKMGSEKMNGQVSTRVLGTTGYLAPEYASTGKLTTKSDVYSYGVVLLELLTGRVPVDIKRAPGEHVLVSWALPRLTNREKVVEMVDPDLRGQYSKKDLIQIAAIAAMCIQPEADYRPLMTDVVQSLIPLARNPASLGSSSSLRFQKQTPSPSPSH; translated from the exons ATGGATGTTaatactactactactataccAAGTGTTGACACAAAGAGCCAGTCATAcgcacagcaccaattgcatTCAGAAAATCATGAGCATAGCCATGCTCATCTCCCCTCCAAAACCATTCTCATAGCCATTGCAGCGGCCACCACAGTTACCGTACTTCTCACCATTTTCTTTGTCCTATTCTTGCTCCGTCGACAAAAGTCTTCCAACAAGAGTGGAGCCTGCAAGGATAAGAATCCAAGAGggcttcatgacacaagcagcAGACTCATTGCTTCAACAAAGTTGAGCATTAGTTCTAGTCCAG ATGTGAAGGGAGGGTGTCTTCAAGGAGGAAACCTTAGTAGGTCACCAGCAGCACCTAAATTCAAAGGAGTACAAGTTTTCACATACAAGGAGATAGAAGTGGCCACAAATGGATTCAGTGAAGCAAATGTCATTGGTAATGGAGGGTTTGGTTTGATGTACAGAGGAGTCCTAAGTGATGGTACTTTGGCAGCAATCAAGTTGCTACGCAGAGAAGGTAAGCAAGGGGAGCGTGCCTTCAGAGTAGAG GTCGATCTCCTAAGTCGTTTGCACTCTCCATACTTGGTGGAGTTACTTGGTTATTGTGCAGACCAAAACCATAGGCTACTCATATTTGAGTACCTACCCCATGGCACACTCCATCAACATCTACACTCCCCTAAGAACCAATCTCAGTCGTTGGATTGGTGGGCCAGGATGAGGATAGCCCTTGATTGTGCAAGGGCCCTGGAGTTCATGCATGAGCACCATGCAGTCTCACCAGTGATCCACAGAGACTTCAAGAGTAGCAATGTGTTATTAGATCAAAATTTCCGTGCTAAAGTGTCAGATTTTGGGTTGGCAAAGATGGGATCAGAGAAGATGAACGGTCAAGTTTCCACCCGTGTGTTGGGGACCACTGGATATCTGGCCCCAGA GTATGCCTCCACGGGAAAGCTTACCACAAAATCGGATGTTTACAGCTATGGTGTGGTTCTTCTTGAATTGCTTACAGGGCGTGTACCAGTTGATATTAAGCGGGCCCCTGGAGAACATGTCCTTGTCTCCTGG GCTCTTCCAAGATTAACAAACAGAGAAAAAGTGGTGGAAATGGTTGACCCGGATCTAAGGGGGCAATACTCAAAGAAGGATTTAATTCAG ATAGCCGCCATTGCAGCAATGTGCATACAACCAGAAGCAGATTATAGGCCACTCATGACGGATGTTGTACAATCACTGATACCACTTGCTAGGAACCCGGCTTCTCTTGGTTCATCAAGTTCTTTAAGGTTTCAGAAACAAACACCAAGCCCAAGTCCAAGTCACTAA